A window of the Bacillus andreraoultii genome harbors these coding sequences:
- a CDS encoding glucose-6-phosphate isomerase, translating into MTHIQFDYSKALFFFKQHEIAQMKDLVKVTHHVLHEGTGAGSDFRGWIDLPVNYDKEEFARILKAADKIKNDSDVLIVIGIGGSYLGARAAIEMLNHSFYNALPKEKRKTPQVIFVGNSISSSYMTDVIDLLDGKDWSINVISKSGTTTEPALAFRVFRKLLQEKYGVAEARKRIYATTDRARGALKTLSTEEGYETFVVPDDIGGRYSVLTAVGLLPIAVSGVNIEDMMSGAAKAREDFSSSELEENLAYQYAAIRNILYNKGKTIEMLINYEPGLQYFAEWWKQLFGESEGKDQKGIYPSSANFSTDLHSLGQYVQEGRRDLFETVIKVDKPRHEITIEAEDNDLDGLNYIAGKTVDFVNTKAFEGTILAHTDGGVPNLVVTIPQMDAYTFGYLVYFFEKACAMSGYLLGVNPFDQPGVEAYKVNMFALLGKPGFEEKKAELEKRLQQ; encoded by the coding sequence ATGACACATATCCAATTTGATTATTCAAAAGCATTATTTTTCTTTAAACAACATGAAATTGCGCAAATGAAAGATTTAGTAAAAGTAACCCATCATGTATTACATGAAGGAACGGGTGCAGGAAGTGACTTCCGTGGTTGGATTGATTTACCTGTTAATTACGATAAAGAAGAATTCGCTCGTATTTTAAAGGCAGCAGACAAAATAAAAAATGATTCCGATGTTTTAATTGTTATTGGAATTGGTGGATCTTATCTTGGTGCTCGTGCAGCAATTGAAATGTTAAACCATAGTTTCTATAATGCATTACCGAAAGAAAAACGAAAAACACCTCAAGTTATTTTTGTAGGAAATAGTATTAGTTCTTCTTATATGACCGATGTAATCGACTTGTTAGACGGAAAAGATTGGTCAATCAATGTTATTTCAAAATCTGGAACAACGACTGAACCAGCACTTGCGTTCCGTGTATTCCGTAAACTTTTACAAGAAAAATATGGAGTTGCTGAGGCACGTAAACGTATTTATGCGACAACAGATCGCGCTCGTGGTGCATTAAAAACATTATCGACTGAAGAAGGCTACGAAACATTTGTTGTACCTGATGACATTGGTGGTCGTTACTCTGTATTAACTGCTGTCGGACTTTTACCAATTGCGGTAAGTGGTGTCAATATTGAAGACATGATGAGTGGTGCTGCAAAAGCTCGTGAAGATTTCAGCAGTTCAGAGTTAGAAGAAAACTTAGCTTACCAATATGCGGCCATTCGTAACATTCTTTATAATAAAGGTAAAACAATCGAAATGCTTATTAACTACGAACCAGGCTTGCAATACTTTGCTGAATGGTGGAAACAATTATTTGGAGAAAGTGAAGGGAAAGACCAAAAAGGAATTTATCCTTCTTCTGCAAACTTCTCAACAGACCTTCATTCATTAGGTCAATATGTACAAGAAGGTCGTCGTGATTTATTTGAAACAGTGATTAAAGTGGACAAGCCACGTCATGAAATTACAATTGAAGCAGAAGATAATGATTTAGATGGCTTAAATTATATAGCTGGTAAAACAGTTGATTTTGTTAATACAAAAGCTTTTGAAGGAACAATATTGGCACATACAGATGGGGGAGTACCAAACTTAGTTGTAACAATTCCACAAATGGATGCTTACACATTCGGCTACTTAGTGTACTTCTTTGAAAAAGCTTGTGCAATGAGTGGATATTTACTTGGCGTAAATCCATTTGACCAACCAGGTGTAGAAGCCTATAAAGTAAACATGTTCGCTCTTCTTGGAAAACCAGGATTTGAAGAGAAAAAAGCAGAATTAGAAAAAAGACTACAACAATAA
- a CDS encoding potassium channel family protein translates to MNLHILYRFLRLPYTVRLILAVFFILLLFGTTIHLIEPHNFPTIFDGVWWAIVTTSTIGYGDFVPTTIKGKLVGMVLIFTGAGLVASTFIAVATNTVKKKSTIVKGTMHVRWKHHFIIVGWNERSKEIINCYREVHPDQTIVLIDATLKESPFAKKSNIMFVKGSGASDKTLLQANIKEADLILVTADPTRTEFSADMNTILNIVAIKGVAPKIYCVAEILTDEQVINAKRAGANEVIQSNKLISSIMNHSMSSHGIADAILDIVDSYHGIELKFIEEKSLIGHTFEAAMQVYLKEQKILIGIKRGNKIKVAPKKEAILESGDQLLIISHN, encoded by the coding sequence ATGAACCTACATATTCTCTATCGGTTTTTACGATTACCTTATACAGTACGCCTTATATTAGCTGTATTTTTTATATTACTATTGTTTGGTACCACAATCCATTTAATCGAACCTCACAACTTCCCAACAATTTTTGATGGAGTTTGGTGGGCAATTGTTACAACTTCAACAATCGGGTATGGGGATTTTGTTCCAACCACTATTAAGGGGAAGCTTGTTGGGATGGTATTAATATTCACCGGTGCAGGCCTCGTAGCATCTACATTTATTGCTGTTGCTACAAATACCGTTAAGAAAAAAAGTACAATTGTAAAAGGAACGATGCACGTGCGATGGAAACACCATTTTATTATTGTTGGTTGGAATGAAAGATCAAAAGAAATTATTAATTGTTATAGAGAAGTTCATCCAGACCAAACAATCGTTTTAATTGATGCCACTTTAAAAGAAAGCCCCTTTGCAAAAAAATCCAATATTATGTTCGTAAAAGGGAGTGGCGCTTCTGATAAAACTTTATTGCAAGCAAATATTAAAGAAGCAGATTTAATTTTAGTAACAGCAGATCCAACAAGAACGGAATTCAGTGCAGATATGAATACAATCTTAAATATTGTCGCTATTAAAGGTGTAGCACCAAAAATATATTGTGTTGCCGAAATATTAACTGACGAACAAGTAATTAATGCGAAACGCGCCGGGGCCAATGAAGTCATCCAGTCAAATAAGTTAATCAGTTCAATCATGAATCATTCAATGTCCTCTCACGGAATTGCTGATGCGATTCTTGATATTGTCGATTCTTATCACGGCATAGAACTGAAATTTATTGAGGAGAAAAGCCTGATTGGCCATACATTTGAAGCTGCTATGCAAGTGTATTTAAAAGAACAAAAAATTCTCATCGGGATAAAACGAGGAAATAAAATTAAAGTCGCTCCTAAAAAAGAAGCAATCCTTGAGTCTGGCGATCAATTACTAATTATTTCACATAATTGA
- a CDS encoding alpha/beta fold hydrolase, producing the protein MAVQLLHTEDFAQQLNLNGMNIYYEHYKNPQATKTLFLIHGFLSSSFSFRFVIPLLINKYEIVSVDFPPFGKSGKSLTFTYSYKNIAATLIELMEQLHLKNVIVVGHSMGGQICLNMLYQNPTLFEKAVLLAGSAYLKQVKKSLITLTYLPFANLFVKRWLIKSGGVLGNLKQVVYDTSMITEDMVEGYLNPFVEDEAIFKALAKFIREREDDLSNDALQTITHPVLLVWGKFDKIVPIGVGKRLNGDLPNSELVILDETGHLVPEERPEETVRLIRNFIED; encoded by the coding sequence ATGGCCGTTCAATTATTACATACCGAAGATTTTGCACAGCAACTAAACTTAAACGGAATGAATATTTATTATGAACACTATAAAAACCCCCAAGCAACTAAAACGTTATTTCTTATCCACGGATTTTTATCTTCCAGTTTTAGTTTCCGTTTTGTCATTCCTCTACTTATTAATAAATATGAGATTGTCAGTGTTGATTTCCCTCCATTTGGAAAAAGTGGGAAGTCGTTAACGTTCACATATTCCTATAAAAATATTGCTGCAACTTTAATAGAGCTCATGGAACAGTTGCATTTAAAAAACGTAATTGTTGTAGGCCATTCAATGGGAGGGCAAATTTGCCTGAATATGCTTTACCAAAATCCAACGTTATTTGAAAAAGCTGTATTATTAGCGGGTTCGGCTTACTTAAAACAAGTAAAGAAATCATTAATCACCCTCACTTATTTGCCTTTTGCTAATTTGTTTGTAAAAAGATGGCTCATTAAATCAGGTGGTGTTCTTGGGAATTTAAAACAAGTTGTTTATGACACGTCGATGATTACTGAAGACATGGTAGAAGGTTATTTAAATCCCTTTGTAGAAGACGAAGCCATCTTTAAAGCTCTTGCTAAATTTATTCGGGAGAGGGAAGATGATTTGTCAAATGATGCATTACAAACGATTACGCATCCCGTTCTGTTAGTTTGGGGCAAATTTGATAAAATTGTTCCGATTGGTGTCGGAAAGCGATTAAACGGGGACTTACCAAATTCAGAATTAGTCATTTTAGATGAAACGGGACACCTCGTTCCGGAAGAAAGACCTGAAGAAACGGTCCGCCTAATTAGAAATTTTATTGAAGATTAA
- the yugI gene encoding S1 domain-containing post-transcriptional regulator GSP13, protein MNDKIEVGQIVKGKVTGIQPYGAFVSLGEDRQGLVHISEITNAYVKNIHDFMEVGEEVSVKVIAVDEESGKISLSLKAVTEKNGKHGRHKEYNKEHLEELLASSSQGFNSLKEKLVEWIEESKKDEKLMQKK, encoded by the coding sequence ATGAATGATAAAATTGAAGTTGGTCAAATTGTAAAAGGAAAAGTAACGGGAATTCAACCATATGGTGCATTTGTTTCGTTAGGTGAAGATCGCCAAGGATTAGTTCATATTTCAGAAATTACGAACGCTTATGTAAAAAATATTCATGATTTTATGGAAGTGGGCGAAGAAGTTTCAGTAAAAGTAATTGCAGTTGATGAAGAGAGTGGAAAAATTAGTCTATCATTGAAGGCAGTGACAGAAAAGAACGGAAAACATGGTCGGCATAAAGAATATAACAAAGAACATTTAGAAGAATTACTTGCCTCCTCCAGTCAAGGATTTAATTCCTTAAAGGAAAAATTGGTGGAATGGATTGAAGAGTCGAAAAAGGATGAAAAACTTATGCAGAAAAAATAA
- a CDS encoding MalY/PatB family protein, translating to MTLYNFDYVIERKGTDAVKWGGLTSIYGADDLLPMWVADMDFPAPPEVIEALEQRIRHGVFGYGMASFEFYQSIRNWVQKRYHWSIEDEWIIPSSGVVTALAFAIQALTEEGDEVLIQTPVYPPFNQMIENNNRVVVTNPLLLHNGKYEIDFDDFEKKLQSGVKLFILCSPHNPVGRVWTGDELEKMGKLCAKYDVKIISDEIHADIIFKPNKHRPIANIHPEFEQFVVTCIAPSKTFNIPGLQASVMIIPNPDIREKVQKAQSKVGFHGLNILGRVALAAAYNHGEQWLEDLLVYLQENRDFAMAFIEKDIPNLQVIAPEGTYLMWIDCRRLGLDEEELKKRLVEKGKLALEPGGKYGVEGTGFVRMNIGCPRALLEDGLNRLKTALL from the coding sequence ATCACTTTGTATAATTTTGATTATGTAATTGAACGTAAAGGAACAGATGCTGTTAAATGGGGCGGCTTAACTTCCATTTATGGCGCAGATGACCTATTACCAATGTGGGTTGCCGATATGGATTTTCCTGCTCCACCCGAAGTTATTGAAGCTCTCGAACAGCGAATTCGCCACGGTGTTTTCGGTTACGGAATGGCCTCTTTTGAATTTTATCAATCCATTCGCAATTGGGTACAAAAGCGCTATCACTGGTCGATTGAAGACGAGTGGATTATACCGAGTTCCGGTGTTGTGACCGCTTTAGCTTTTGCAATTCAAGCTTTAACAGAAGAAGGCGATGAGGTGTTAATACAAACACCTGTCTACCCTCCTTTTAACCAAATGATTGAAAATAATAATCGTGTTGTCGTAACGAATCCTTTACTTTTACATAATGGAAAATATGAAATAGACTTTGATGATTTTGAGAAAAAATTACAATCAGGAGTAAAACTGTTTATTTTATGCAGCCCACATAATCCGGTTGGACGTGTTTGGACAGGTGATGAGTTAGAGAAGATGGGAAAACTTTGTGCAAAATACGATGTAAAAATTATCTCAGATGAAATTCATGCCGATATAATTTTTAAACCGAATAAACATAGGCCAATTGCAAATATCCATCCTGAATTCGAACAATTCGTCGTCACTTGTATCGCACCAAGTAAAACATTTAATATCCCTGGTTTGCAAGCTTCCGTTATGATTATTCCGAATCCAGATATACGGGAGAAAGTACAGAAAGCTCAAAGTAAAGTCGGCTTCCATGGTCTAAATATTCTAGGAAGAGTGGCTCTTGCAGCTGCTTATAATCATGGTGAACAATGGCTTGAAGATTTACTTGTGTACTTGCAAGAAAATCGTGATTTCGCGATGGCGTTTATTGAGAAGGATATACCGAATCTTCAAGTGATTGCCCCTGAAGGTACTTATTTAATGTGGATTGATTGTCGTCGCCTTGGTTTAGATGAGGAGGAACTTAAGAAACGATTGGTGGAGAAAGGAAAACTCGCTTTAGAACCTGGTGGAAAATACGGTGTTGAAGGAACAGGATTTGTGAGAATGAACATCGGTTGTCCTCGTGCACTATTAGAAGATGGGTTGAATCGATTAAAGACCGCTTTATTATAG
- a CDS encoding iron-containing alcohol dehydrogenase, which translates to MRNFDYFNPTKLIFGRGTVEKLREEVPKYGNKVLLVYGGGSIKRNGLYDQVTNILKEINVSIFEVSGVEPNPRISTVRKGVEICKQEGIEFLLAVGGGSVIDCTKAIAAGSKYDGDAWDLVVKKAPVLHALPFGTILTLAATGSEMNSGSVITNWETKEKYGWGSPLVFPKFSILDPVNTFSVPKNQTIYGMVDMMAHVFEHYFHLEENTPLQDRFCESILQTVIETAPKLLNDLENYEYRETILYCGTLALNGMVSMGFRGDWATHNLEHAVSAVYDIPHGGGLAILFPNWMKHNLHVKPERFKQFAVRVFDVDPTGKTDEEVGLEGIEQLRAFWTSIGAPSRLADYNIDDSKMDMLVDRAMKNGEFGVFNRLNAKDVEAIYRASL; encoded by the coding sequence GTGAGAAACTTTGACTATTTTAACCCGACAAAATTAATTTTTGGCCGCGGTACAGTTGAAAAATTACGGGAAGAAGTTCCTAAATATGGTAATAAAGTCCTTCTTGTTTATGGTGGAGGAAGTATAAAACGAAATGGCTTATACGATCAAGTCACTAACATATTGAAGGAGATAAATGTATCTATATTTGAAGTGAGTGGCGTTGAACCGAACCCACGTATTTCGACCGTCAGGAAAGGCGTAGAAATTTGTAAGCAAGAAGGAATTGAATTTTTACTTGCAGTTGGTGGAGGAAGTGTGATTGACTGTACAAAAGCAATAGCTGCCGGAAGTAAATACGATGGCGATGCTTGGGATTTAGTTGTTAAAAAAGCACCTGTATTACACGCACTTCCTTTTGGCACAATATTAACATTAGCTGCAACAGGTTCAGAAATGAACTCTGGTTCGGTCATTACCAATTGGGAAACGAAGGAAAAATATGGTTGGGGATCCCCACTCGTTTTTCCAAAGTTCTCCATTCTTGACCCAGTAAACACATTTTCTGTACCAAAAAATCAAACCATTTACGGTATGGTCGATATGATGGCTCATGTATTCGAGCATTACTTCCATCTGGAGGAAAATACACCATTACAAGACCGCTTTTGTGAATCCATTTTACAAACCGTTATAGAAACTGCACCAAAGTTACTTAATGACTTAGAAAATTATGAGTATCGTGAAACAATATTATATTGTGGTACGCTAGCATTAAATGGAATGGTCTCGATGGGCTTCCGTGGTGACTGGGCGACACATAACTTAGAACATGCCGTGTCAGCAGTTTACGATATTCCACATGGCGGTGGATTAGCTATACTCTTTCCAAACTGGATGAAACATAATCTCCATGTAAAACCAGAACGCTTTAAACAATTTGCTGTTCGAGTTTTCGATGTTGATCCAACAGGAAAGACTGATGAAGAGGTAGGTCTTGAAGGAATTGAACAATTACGAGCATTTTGGACATCCATTGGTGCACCAAGCCGATTAGCTGACTATAATATTGATGATAGTAAAATGGATATGTTAGTTGATCGCGCAATGAAAAATGGTGAATTTGGTGTTTTTAATCGCTTAAATGCAAAAGATGTAGAAGCAATCTACCGAGCTAGTTTATAA
- a CDS encoding MFS transporter yields MWIANFLVASSTTMIMPFLSLYIHTMGDYSTEYVQRWAGFVFGITFLTAFIFSPIWGRVGDKYGYKPVLLVTGFGISISLFLMGFMNSVHELFILRFIMGAVTGFIPTSLAMIAAQTPKKKVGEVLGLLQTGNVTGSLFGPLIGGVLADQFGFTYTFIYTSIAIFIASLFVVFGVKEIRQTEKNVKVIEFTKREVLSFIFHKKVLFTVMIIALLVQVANFTIQPLLAIYVNQLANTENIALLAGMAFSATGFGNLIATRRWGRLGDQIGYEKVIMMLLIGGAIVFIPQGLVTSLWQLVILRFLFGMVSGGIIPCMTAYIRQVAPLHIQGEVNGYNVSFRFLGNVIGPMLGGIISGFIGISSVFFVTSSILFMAFFLLLWSVKRDASEVKQRHVSAH; encoded by the coding sequence ATGTGGATTGCGAATTTTCTTGTCGCTTCCAGTACAACAATGATCATGCCGTTCTTATCTCTCTACATTCATACAATGGGAGATTATAGTACGGAATATGTACAGCGATGGGCAGGTTTCGTTTTCGGGATTACCTTTTTAACAGCATTTATTTTTTCACCAATTTGGGGTAGGGTTGGCGATAAATATGGATATAAGCCAGTTCTACTTGTTACAGGATTTGGTATTTCTATTAGTCTCTTTTTAATGGGCTTTATGAATAGTGTACATGAACTGTTTATCCTCAGATTCATTATGGGGGCAGTGACCGGGTTTATTCCTACATCACTCGCAATGATTGCTGCACAAACACCAAAGAAAAAGGTTGGTGAAGTGCTCGGTTTATTACAAACAGGAAATGTCACTGGTTCTCTATTCGGTCCACTTATTGGTGGGGTTCTAGCTGATCAATTTGGTTTTACCTACACGTTTATTTATACATCTATTGCTATTTTTATTGCTTCATTATTTGTTGTTTTTGGAGTTAAAGAGATTCGACAGACGGAGAAAAATGTCAAAGTGATAGAATTTACAAAACGCGAAGTTCTTAGCTTTATTTTTCATAAAAAAGTTCTGTTTACTGTTATGATTATTGCTTTACTCGTGCAAGTAGCTAATTTCACCATTCAGCCGCTTCTCGCTATTTATGTGAATCAATTAGCAAATACGGAGAATATTGCCCTTTTAGCAGGAATGGCCTTCTCTGCAACTGGATTTGGAAACTTAATTGCGACAAGGCGTTGGGGGAGACTCGGTGACCAAATTGGTTATGAAAAAGTTATAATGATGCTTCTTATCGGAGGCGCTATTGTATTTATCCCTCAAGGGCTTGTTACATCGCTATGGCAACTTGTTATCTTACGTTTCTTATTCGGTATGGTCTCAGGTGGAATTATTCCTTGTATGACTGCTTACATCCGTCAAGTAGCACCCCTTCATATTCAAGGGGAAGTGAATGGATACAATGTCAGTTTCCGGTTTTTAGGGAATGTTATTGGACCGATGCTGGGTGGCATAATCTCTGGCTTCATTGGAATCTCTTCCGTATTTTTTGTTACTAGTTCCATTTTGTTTATGGCTTTCTTCTTGTTACTTTGGAGTGTGAAAAGAGATGCAAGCGAAGTTAAACAACGTCATGTAAGTGCACATTAA
- a CDS encoding DUF378 domain-containing protein has translation MSGLQRIALLLTIIGAINWGLIGLFQFDLVAAIFGGQSSLLSRIIYSLVGIAGLINLGLLFKPSQEVERTEPRPTR, from the coding sequence ATGAGCGGTTTACAACGAATCGCATTATTGTTAACAATTATTGGAGCAATTAACTGGGGACTAATAGGTTTATTTCAGTTTGATTTAGTTGCTGCAATTTTTGGTGGACAATCCTCTTTACTTTCAAGAATTATCTACAGTCTTGTCGGTATTGCAGGTTTAATTAATTTAGGTTTATTGTTTAAACCTAGCCAAGAGGTAGAACGTACTGAACCAAGACCTACGAGATAA
- a CDS encoding ornithine--oxo-acid transaminase: MTVKNSERMIELVNQYGAHNYHPLPIVISKAEGVWVEDPEGNKYLDMLSAYSAVNQGHRHPKIIQALKNQADKVTLTSRAFHNDQLGPWYEKVTTITGKNMVLPMNTGAEAVETAIKAARRWAYDVKGVEEDKAEIIACEGNFHGRTMTAVSLSSEPEYKRGFGPMLPGIKLIPYGDLDALKEAITKHTAAFLIEPIQGEAGINIPKEGFLKAAYEVCQENNVLFMADEIQSGLARSGKMFACDWENVVPDVYILGKALGGGVMPISCVAANADILGVFNPGSHGSTFGGNPLACAVSIAAIDVIVDENLVARSLDLGEYFINQLRSLNHPRIKEVRGKGLFIGVELDEAARPYCEKLKEEGLLCKETHENVIRFAPPLIITKEELDWAFEKIKKTLHQ; the protein is encoded by the coding sequence ATGACAGTGAAAAATTCAGAACGTATGATTGAACTTGTAAATCAGTATGGAGCTCATAATTATCATCCTCTACCAATTGTCATTTCTAAAGCAGAAGGTGTTTGGGTAGAGGATCCAGAAGGTAATAAATATTTAGATATGTTAAGTGCCTATTCGGCCGTTAACCAGGGGCACCGTCACCCAAAAATTATTCAAGCCTTAAAAAATCAGGCAGATAAAGTAACCTTAACATCAAGAGCTTTTCATAATGATCAATTAGGTCCATGGTATGAAAAAGTCACAACGATTACTGGGAAAAATATGGTGTTACCGATGAATACCGGGGCTGAAGCAGTTGAAACAGCCATTAAAGCTGCAAGACGGTGGGCATACGATGTAAAAGGTGTAGAGGAAGACAAAGCTGAAATTATTGCCTGTGAAGGTAATTTCCACGGAAGAACGATGACAGCTGTTTCTCTATCGTCAGAGCCAGAATATAAACGAGGTTTTGGTCCGATGCTTCCAGGTATTAAACTAATTCCTTATGGTGATTTAGATGCATTAAAGGAAGCGATTACAAAACATACTGCAGCTTTTCTTATTGAGCCAATCCAAGGTGAAGCAGGAATTAACATCCCAAAAGAAGGATTTTTGAAAGCTGCCTATGAAGTATGTCAAGAAAATAATGTATTATTTATGGCAGATGAAATACAATCGGGGTTAGCCCGCAGCGGAAAAATGTTTGCTTGCGATTGGGAAAATGTCGTTCCTGATGTGTATATACTAGGAAAAGCACTTGGTGGGGGAGTCATGCCAATTTCTTGTGTAGCAGCAAATGCTGATATTCTTGGTGTATTTAATCCTGGTTCCCATGGCTCTACTTTTGGTGGTAATCCATTAGCTTGTGCTGTTTCGATTGCAGCTATAGATGTTATTGTCGATGAAAATTTGGTCGCGCGTTCACTTGATTTAGGTGAATATTTTATTAATCAATTGCGATCATTAAATCATCCACGAATAAAAGAAGTTCGGGGCAAAGGATTATTTATTGGTGTCGAGTTGGATGAGGCTGCTCGTCCATATTGTGAGAAGTTGAAAGAAGAAGGATTGCTGTGTAAAGAAACGCATGAAAATGTGATTCGTTTTGCCCCACCACTAATTATTACAAAAGAAGAGCTAGATTGGGCTTTTGAAAAAATAAAGAAAACTCTCCATCAGTGA
- a CDS encoding peptidylprolyl isomerase: MSEKQYAQLTSEVLENEIVADMVTNQGTIKIKLFPEYAPKTVENFVTHAKDGYYEGIIFHRVIKDFMIQGGDPTGTGMGGESIYGSSFEDEFSPELFNFRGALSMANAGPNTNGSQFFIVQKQDMDPGFADQMKNAGYPDEIINHYQQNGGTPWLDFRHTVFGQVIEGMDIVDKIASVPTGAADRPVEDVVIEKITITE; this comes from the coding sequence ATGAGCGAAAAGCAATACGCACAATTAACTTCTGAAGTTCTTGAAAATGAAATTGTTGCCGACATGGTGACGAATCAAGGAACCATTAAAATTAAACTTTTTCCTGAATATGCGCCAAAAACAGTTGAGAACTTTGTGACTCATGCGAAAGATGGTTACTATGAAGGAATTATTTTCCACCGTGTCATTAAAGATTTCATGATTCAAGGTGGCGACCCAACTGGTACAGGTATGGGTGGGGAAAGTATTTACGGTAGTTCTTTTGAAGATGAGTTTAGTCCAGAGTTATTTAATTTCCGGGGTGCATTAAGTATGGCGAATGCTGGACCAAATACAAATGGAAGTCAGTTCTTTATTGTTCAAAAACAAGACATGGATCCAGGTTTTGCTGATCAAATGAAAAACGCTGGATACCCAGATGAAATTATTAATCATTACCAACAAAATGGCGGTACTCCATGGTTAGATTTCCGTCACACTGTATTCGGTCAAGTTATTGAAGGAATGGATATTGTTGATAAAATTGCATCTGTACCAACGGGTGCGGCTGATCGTCCGGTTGAAGATGTAGTAATTGAAAAAATTACGATTACAGAATAA
- a CDS encoding hotdog fold thioesterase: MQSQGLVESLGIEIKTLENGYVTATMPVDERTRQPLGYLHGGASVALAETVASIGAFQLIDPETENCFGLEINANHVRSKREGTVTAEGKIIHQGRTTQIWEIMIKDEEDKLICISRCTIAVVTRK, translated from the coding sequence TTGCAATCACAAGGATTGGTCGAAAGTTTAGGAATCGAAATAAAAACTTTAGAAAATGGGTATGTGACCGCAACGATGCCTGTTGACGAACGGACACGTCAACCGCTTGGATATCTTCATGGTGGGGCATCTGTTGCATTAGCAGAAACCGTTGCTAGTATTGGCGCTTTTCAATTGATTGATCCAGAAACGGAAAATTGTTTTGGCCTCGAAATTAATGCCAATCATGTTCGTTCTAAGAGAGAAGGAACGGTAACAGCGGAGGGGAAAATAATTCATCAAGGTCGTACAACACAAATTTGGGAAATCATGATTAAAGATGAAGAGGATAAACTCATTTGCATATCAAGATGTACCATTGCCGTTGTTACTAGAAAATAA
- a CDS encoding kinase-associated lipoprotein B: MTTEIEIGSIVRAHKKTGTYIGEVTAEKEKDYLVRILAVVKHPMQGDLHNPKQGDVAFFHERKALSFREQTPVPKNMVKPFDGEIPNYHESLKEAYNKLKSSLKNEEDSLFVEKSLRCLEELAKEYFK; this comes from the coding sequence ATGACAACAGAAATTGAAATTGGTTCCATTGTTCGCGCACATAAAAAAACAGGTACATATATTGGTGAGGTAACCGCTGAAAAAGAAAAAGATTATTTAGTACGCATTTTAGCAGTTGTTAAACATCCGATGCAAGGGGATCTCCATAACCCAAAACAAGGAGATGTTGCCTTTTTCCATGAACGAAAAGCACTAAGTTTTCGAGAACAAACACCAGTACCGAAAAATATGGTGAAACCTTTCGATGGGGAAATTCCTAATTATCATGAATCGTTAAAAGAAGCATATAATAAATTAAAAAGTAGTTTAAAAAATGAAGAGGATTCTTTATTTGTGGAGAAAAGTCTACGGTGTTTAGAGGAACTTGCAAAGGAGTATTTTAAATAA